One window from the genome of Mustela lutreola isolate mMusLut2 chromosome 11, mMusLut2.pri, whole genome shotgun sequence encodes:
- the ELAC1 gene encoding zinc phosphodiesterase ELAC protein 1, with protein MSMDVTFLGTGAAYPSPTRGASALVLRCEGECWLFDCGEGTQTQLMKSQLKAGRITKIFITHLHGDHFFGLPGLLCTISLQSGSVVTKQPIEIYGPAGLRDFIWRTMELSHTELVFPYVVHELVPTADQCPPEELKEFMHVNKTDSHPKEGQGRTILLDSEENSYLLVDDEQFVVKAFRLFHRIPSFGFSVVEKKRPGKLNAQKLKDLGVPPGPAYGKLKNGISVVLENGVTISPQDVLKKPIVGRKICILGDCSGVVGDGGVKLCFEADLLIHEATLDDTQMDKAKEHGHSTPQMAATFAKLCQAKRLVLTHFSQRYKPVALAREGETDGIIELKKQAESVLDLQEVTLAEDFMVIGIPIKK; from the exons ATGTCTATGGATGTGACATTTCTGGGTACGGGTGCAGCATACCCTTCCCCAACCCGGGGTGCCTCTGCTCTGGTCCTTCGGTGTGAGGGCGAGTGCTGGCTCTTTGACTGTGGGGAGGGGACGCAGACACAGCTTATGAAAAGCCAACTTAAAGCAG GGAGAATTACCAAGATCTTCATCACACATCTTCATGGAGACCATTTCTTTGGCCTTCCTGGCCTCCTTTGCACAATCAGCTTGCAGAGTGGCTCTGTGGTCACCAAGCAGCCTATTGAAATCTATGGCCCTGCTGGGCTTAGAGACTTTATCTGGAGAACCATGGAACTCTCTCACACAGAGTTGGTCTTCCCCTATGTGGTCCACGAGCTGGTGCCTACAGCAGATCAGTGTCCTCCAGAAGAACTAAAAGAATTTATGCACGTGAATAAAACAGACAGCCATCCCAAAGAGGGACAAGGAAGAACTATCCTTTTAGACTCAGAAGAAAACTCATACCTTTTGGTTGATGATGAACAGTTTGTTGTAAAAGCATTTCGCCTCTTTCACCGAATTCCCTCCTTTGGGTTTTCAGTTGTGGAGAAGAAACGCCCAGGTAAACTCAATGCACAGAAACTAAAAGACCTCG GTGTGCCACCAGGTCCTGCCTATGGGAAGCTGAAAAATGGAATTTCTGTTGTTCTGGAAAATGGAGTTACAATTTCTCCCCAAGATGTCTTAAAAAAGCCTATTGTTGgaagaaaaatctgcattttgGGTGACTGTTCTGGGGTTGTGGGTGATGGAGGAGTGAAGCTGTGCTTCGAGGCAGACCTGTTGATCCACGAAGCAACCCTAGATGACACGCAGATGGACAAAGCGAAGGAGCACGGCCACAGCACACCACAGATGGCAGCCACGTTTGCAAAGTTGTGCCAGGCGAAGAGGCTAGTTCTGACTCACTTCAGTCAGAGGTACAAACCAGTTGCCTTggccagagaaggagaaacagatggGATTATAGAACTAAAAAAGCAAGCTGAATCAGTGTTAGATCTCCAAGAAGTGACTCTAGCTGAAGACTTTATGGTGATTGGcattccaatcaagaaatga